Proteins encoded within one genomic window of Methanolacinia paynteri:
- a CDS encoding FecCD family ABC transporter permease: protein MNEEITLDHCEAVTGKVHETINQLVNGIRKRETFIRYLIYLSVPVIIVISLFIGRYQMDPFQTIQVLVLGVSDQVLSFIHNAEHAVLPSVFTGEFTPQSYELKGETVLFNIRLPRILGAALVGAALAVAGAAFQGLFKNPLVSPDILGVSSGAGFGAALAILLIGNALAIQASAFAFGIVAVASTCLIGKIYKGSGTLVLVLAGIITGAFFSALLSLVKYMADPYDTLPAIIFWLMGSLGSVSMDDLVLVSPAIIAGIIVIYLLRWRINVMSLGEEEALALGVDTKKTMRVIIICATLMTASAVCISGVVGWIGLVIPHLGRMLTGPDFKTLVPVSAFLGATYLILIDDLARTVATVEIPLGVLTALIGAPFFAYLLSKKSVGWV from the coding sequence ATGAATGAAGAGATAACCCTCGATCATTGCGAAGCCGTGACGGGGAAGGTTCACGAAACAATAAACCAGCTGGTTAACGGCATACGCAAAAGGGAGACATTTATAAGGTATCTTATATATCTCTCCGTTCCGGTAATCATCGTAATCTCATTATTTATTGGCAGGTACCAGATGGATCCCTTCCAGACCATTCAGGTCCTCGTCCTTGGGGTCTCCGATCAGGTTCTCTCCTTCATTCACAATGCCGAACATGCCGTCCTGCCTTCGGTCTTTACAGGGGAGTTCACGCCCCAGAGCTATGAATTGAAAGGCGAGACCGTCCTCTTCAACATCAGGCTGCCGAGGATACTCGGGGCAGCTCTCGTAGGCGCCGCCCTCGCGGTTGCGGGTGCGGCATTCCAGGGCCTGTTTAAAAATCCCCTTGTATCACCGGATATTCTCGGTGTCTCATCGGGAGCGGGATTCGGTGCCGCACTGGCAATTCTGCTTATCGGAAATGCGCTGGCAATCCAGGCATCCGCATTTGCATTCGGAATTGTAGCGGTTGCCTCGACATGTCTTATAGGAAAGATCTACAAAGGTTCGGGTACCCTCGTCCTGGTGCTCGCAGGAATAATCACGGGTGCATTCTTCTCGGCACTGCTTTCGCTTGTAAAATACATGGCCGACCCGTACGACACCCTGCCGGCGATAATATTCTGGCTTATGGGAAGTCTCGGAAGCGTATCGATGGACGACCTCGTCCTTGTATCCCCGGCGATAATTGCCGGGATTATTGTGATCTACCTGCTCAGGTGGAGGATCAACGTCATGTCCCTCGGAGAAGAGGAGGCGCTTGCACTCGGTGTTGACACGAAGAAGACTATGAGGGTAATAATCATCTGCGCAACGCTTATGACGGCCTCTGCGGTCTGCATAAGCGGTGTCGTAGGCTGGATCGGTCTCGTAATTCCTCACCTGGGGAGGATGCTCACAGGGCCTGACTTCAAGACCCTCGTCCCTGTTTCGGCATTCCTCGGTGCCACCTACCTGATCCTGATCGACGACCTTGCACGAACGGTTGCGACAGTCGAGATCCCGCTCGGAGTTCTGACCGCACTGATAGGGGCTCCGTTCTTTGCGTATCTGCTGTCGAAAAAGTCGGTGGGATGGGTATGA
- a CDS encoding ABC transporter ATP-binding protein, with product MILDIEKLTFSYDKKNYQFRGISFSIDRGEVFSILGRNGTGKSTLIKCILNVLVPEAGRITIEGRDVRGWKRQELASNVAYVPQSKNIVFPFTVFDYVLMGRTPHVPSFSIPKESDVEITEECLKKLGISQLKEKPVSEISGGEHQMAAIARAVAQEPSIIIMDEPTSHLDLGNQQKVLRMTEKLGSEGISVLMTSHFPDHGFIVSDKVAIMENGNLIATGSPEDVITNENLKTAYGIDVTVSYVPEAGRKVCIPAK from the coding sequence ATGATCCTCGATATCGAGAAACTCACATTCTCATACGACAAAAAGAACTACCAGTTTCGCGGCATCTCATTTTCCATAGACAGGGGCGAGGTCTTCTCGATTCTCGGGAGAAACGGTACGGGAAAATCGACTCTTATCAAATGCATACTCAATGTGCTTGTGCCTGAAGCAGGCAGAATAACAATCGAAGGACGGGACGTCAGGGGATGGAAGAGACAGGAGCTTGCATCGAATGTCGCATACGTACCCCAGTCGAAGAACATCGTATTTCCGTTCACGGTATTCGACTATGTCCTGATGGGGAGAACTCCCCATGTCCCGTCATTCTCCATACCAAAGGAGAGTGATGTAGAGATAACCGAAGAATGCCTGAAGAAGCTCGGGATATCGCAACTGAAAGAGAAACCCGTATCCGAGATCAGCGGCGGTGAACACCAGATGGCAGCGATCGCAAGGGCGGTAGCCCAAGAGCCCTCCATAATCATCATGGACGAACCGACCTCACACCTCGACCTGGGCAACCAGCAGAAGGTCCTTCGCATGACCGAAAAACTCGGTTCCGAAGGGATCTCTGTCCTGATGACCAGCCATTTCCCGGACCACGGCTTTATAGTCTCCGACAAGGTGGCAATAATGGAGAACGGGAACCTTATCGCAACAGGCTCCCCGGAGGACGTAATCACGAACGAGAACCTGAAGACCGCATACGGGATCGACGTCACTGTCAGTTATGTCCCTGAGGCCGGAAGAAAGGTCTGCATTCCCGCAAAATAG
- a CDS encoding META domain-containing protein: protein MIGLAFVFASGCTGSSPGNAEWVPANQSDLRSAVWNLEYYLTEEGRVYVPDDIEVDLECINPGLIAGSAGCNGYSSAYFLDEGSISIVSLFHTDKECIRSDKDMMEFDVMGVEKHFLERLTNASRAYILDGKLVFADSDDNEMLVFVDSGKEPDRLNHGRMADPGDVVGYTWYLYPDIDGNPQSGYSGNVTVTLTFGEDGELSGYSGCKNYYTDYSLEKGRLTIGEIETEGNICPAGEGLETEYRYIDDLELIGGAYVNEDKLYLLNFLGAESLMFERRSPEGIGWYLASYYDKDNATVFMPADMEITLKLEDGKAGGNAGCNTYFSDYETDGNRSLTFGMIGMTEMYCEGKMDLESRYLSLLETTAEYSIAGGNLKLMNSEGNTIMIFSELSVGEDSE, encoded by the coding sequence TTGATCGGCCTTGCGTTTGTATTTGCCTCCGGGTGTACCGGGAGCTCTCCGGGCAACGCTGAGTGGGTTCCGGCAAACCAGTCTGATCTCCGGTCTGCAGTCTGGAATCTGGAATATTACTTGACAGAAGAGGGACGGGTCTATGTTCCGGATGACATTGAGGTGGATCTCGAATGTATCAATCCTGGACTAATTGCAGGTTCTGCGGGCTGCAACGGGTATTCTTCTGCATACTTCCTTGATGAAGGGAGTATCTCGATAGTATCACTTTTCCATACGGATAAGGAGTGCATACGCAGTGATAAAGATATGATGGAATTCGATGTAATGGGGGTCGAAAAACATTTCCTTGAACGACTGACAAACGCGAGCAGGGCATATATTCTCGACGGAAAGCTCGTGTTCGCCGATTCCGACGACAATGAAATGCTTGTATTCGTAGATTCGGGAAAAGAGCCGGACAGGCTTAATCACGGCCGCATGGCGGATCCCGGAGATGTTGTCGGGTACACATGGTATCTTTACCCCGATATTGACGGGAATCCCCAAAGCGGTTATTCCGGAAACGTAACTGTAACACTGACTTTCGGTGAAGACGGGGAACTCTCCGGGTATTCAGGGTGCAAGAATTATTATACGGATTACTCACTTGAAAAGGGGAGGCTTACCATAGGCGAAATCGAAACGGAAGGGAATATATGCCCGGCCGGGGAGGGGCTTGAGACTGAATACAGGTATATTGATGATCTTGAACTTATTGGCGGTGCATATGTAAACGAGGATAAACTTTACCTCCTGAACTTTTTAGGGGCTGAATCCCTCATGTTCGAAAGGAGATCCCCTGAAGGCATCGGATGGTACCTGGCGTCATATTACGATAAGGATAATGCGACGGTCTTCATGCCTGCTGATATGGAAATAACGTTGAAGCTTGAAGACGGGAAGGCAGGCGGAAATGCCGGCTGCAACACCTATTTTTCTGATTACGAAACTGACGGAAACCGATCGCTTACCTTCGGAATGATCGGGATGACGGAGATGTACTGTGAGGGGAAGATGGATCTCGAATCACGCTACCTGTCTCTTCTTGAGACTACAGCAGAATATTCGATTGCCGGCGGGAATTTGAAACTCATGAATTCCGAAGGAAACACGATCATGATTTTTTCAGAACTGTCTGTTGGTGAAGATTCGGAATAA
- a CDS encoding TMEM175 family protein: MSERTRVLGKNRIEALTDGIYAIALTLAVLTIDVDELPPVGADGRFIDSLAVTFPQILHYAIAFFVLISFWMAHHRQVNYITHVDKVFIWLNVLTLFFVALVPFTTDLVGTYAEYPLAVTFYAGNLCMIGLLTTASWIYIAGKGRLVSENVSREAYMSGIARGMMIPFISIIIIAYANLVSASNSTYLFLLIPVVMYLISVLMKRIYSPDKKTD; this comes from the coding sequence ATGAGTGAAAGGACAAGAGTTCTTGGTAAGAACAGAATTGAGGCTTTAACGGACGGAATATACGCTATTGCACTTACGCTTGCAGTGCTTACCATCGATGTGGATGAACTCCCCCCTGTTGGTGCCGACGGGCGGTTCATAGACTCTCTTGCCGTGACTTTTCCCCAGATCCTTCATTACGCGATCGCATTTTTCGTGCTGATATCTTTCTGGATGGCTCACCACAGGCAGGTCAACTACATCACGCATGTCGACAAGGTATTTATATGGCTCAACGTTCTGACACTCTTTTTTGTTGCTCTTGTACCGTTTACAACGGATCTCGTCGGAACATATGCAGAGTATCCGCTTGCAGTTACTTTTTATGCAGGAAACCTCTGCATGATAGGCCTTCTGACCACAGCTTCGTGGATCTATATAGCAGGGAAGGGGAGGCTTGTTTCTGAGAATGTATCAAGGGAGGCTTATATGTCCGGTATTGCACGCGGGATGATGATTCCTTTTATCAGTATAATTATCATAGCCTATGCAAATCTGGTTTCGGCATCAAATTCGACATATCTCTTCCTCCTGATCCCGGTAGTAATGTATCTGATTAGTGTCCTGATGAAGAGGATTTACTCTCCTGATAAAAAGACGGATTAA
- a CDS encoding tetratricopeptide repeat protein codes for MKLWQIFLVIAVIVILVFLSFGFIFGKSDLKTDIGVGLAESFHDSKKYDFALSMCEWVLEDEPDNRDALAVKAKILTETGNQDEALELQRYIVYDIPEEATKEDWQNLASLTIKAGNTSEAVDAYGKLEEYYTQMYIEDPTADTLYSRGQVLIKLQRYDEAIDCYLKMTALEPNSSKSWIGLGDAYLFKSMYEQGQLKDLYADLGKDPSERVNKYNFNAYQSNMKAVEAYNKAVELDPLAYALVASKIVGSYQQSIENYQDILEGL; via the coding sequence ATGAAGTTATGGCAAATATTTCTGGTCATTGCTGTAATTGTCATTCTGGTGTTCCTGTCGTTCGGCTTTATTTTCGGGAAATCCGACCTTAAAACCGATATCGGTGTCGGTCTCGCCGAGAGTTTTCATGATTCCAAAAAGTATGATTTTGCACTGTCAATGTGCGAATGGGTCCTGGAGGATGAACCCGACAACAGGGATGCACTCGCTGTCAAGGCAAAGATCCTTACCGAGACGGGCAATCAGGATGAGGCGCTGGAACTCCAGAGGTATATAGTATATGATATACCTGAAGAGGCCACGAAGGAGGACTGGCAGAATCTTGCTTCTCTGACTATCAAAGCCGGCAATACGAGCGAAGCGGTGGATGCCTACGGCAAACTCGAGGAATATTATACTCAAATGTATATCGAGGACCCTACTGCGGATACTCTCTATAGCCGGGGCCAGGTTCTGATAAAGCTTCAGCGGTATGACGAGGCGATAGACTGTTACCTGAAGATGACCGCCCTTGAACCTAATAGTTCGAAGTCATGGATCGGTCTTGGCGATGCTTACCTTTTCAAGTCGATGTACGAACAGGGGCAGCTTAAGGATCTCTACGCCGATCTCGGCAAGGACCCTTCCGAGAGGGTCAATAAATACAACTTCAATGCGTACCAGTCGAATATGAAGGCTGTTGAGGCTTATAATAAAGCAGTAGAGCTGGATCCTCTTGCATATGCTCTTGTTGCATCCAAGATTGTCGGAAGTTACCAGCAGAGTATAGAAAATTACCAGGATATTCTTGAGGGCCTATAG
- a CDS encoding response regulator, whose translation MSPLLVLYVDDEPSLLDIGKIYLERSGICNVTVAESGFTALELLKEEKFDAIISDYQMPDMDGLELLIAVRRDYGNIPFIIFTGRGREEVFIEAVKSGVDFYVQKGGDPGVQFAELIHKVVHAVAGRKAENFIENEDETYRILLEELKEPTFITGKSPDSSVIANKTFLSLLGLKEAGENDLMLADIGIGDDEHRLMLVASLQPGDENYVDSGVVRSDGATLRLRFKIRRIAFRGDMALFIKAGEIPGEKNIMESGSGPGEDELSQIIENASSIIIKWTPDGILTYFNSFAEKFFGYEKSEVLGRNLVGTIVSARDNSGKDLGGLIAQIARDPGSFTNNENENITKDGRTVLISWTNSGIFDRTGELCGIVSVGNEITERFCKE comes from the coding sequence ATGTCTCCTCTCTTAGTCCTCTATGTGGATGATGAGCCTTCTCTTCTGGATATAGGAAAGATCTATCTTGAAAGGAGTGGTATCTGCAATGTCACGGTTGCGGAATCAGGCTTCACTGCACTTGAGCTTTTAAAGGAGGAAAAATTTGATGCAATTATTTCTGATTACCAGATGCCCGATATGGACGGCCTGGAACTGCTTATCGCAGTAAGGAGAGACTACGGCAATATACCATTTATTATATTCACCGGACGGGGAAGGGAAGAGGTATTTATTGAAGCTGTTAAAAGCGGTGTCGATTTTTATGTCCAGAAAGGAGGCGATCCCGGTGTTCAGTTCGCGGAACTGATACATAAAGTAGTTCATGCTGTTGCGGGGAGAAAGGCGGAGAATTTCATCGAAAATGAGGATGAGACCTACAGGATTCTGCTTGAAGAGCTGAAGGAGCCCACCTTCATCACAGGTAAATCCCCTGACTCGTCTGTTATTGCAAACAAGACATTCCTATCTCTTCTGGGTTTGAAAGAGGCCGGGGAAAATGATCTTATGCTGGCTGACATAGGAATTGGCGATGATGAACATCGTCTGATGCTTGTCGCCTCTCTTCAGCCGGGAGATGAAAACTACGTCGATTCCGGGGTTGTGAGATCTGACGGAGCCACCTTAAGACTGCGTTTTAAAATCAGGAGAATAGCATTCAGGGGTGATATGGCTCTTTTTATTAAGGCCGGCGAAATCCCCGGAGAAAAAAATATTATGGAATCCGGCAGCGGTCCCGGTGAGGACGAATTGTCCCAGATCATCGAGAATGCCAGTTCAATAATTATTAAATGGACTCCTGACGGGATTCTGACATATTTCAATTCTTTTGCGGAGAAATTTTTCGGGTATGAAAAATCCGAGGTGCTGGGCAGAAACCTTGTTGGCACCATAGTCTCCGCCAGGGATAATAGCGGAAAGGATCTGGGTGGGCTGATTGCCCAGATCGCCAGGGACCCGGGTTCGTTCACAAACAACGAAAATGAAAATATAACAAAAGACGGCCGTACAGTTCTTATAAGCTGGACCAACAGCGGCATATTCGACAGGACGGGGGAACTCTGCGGAATAGTCTCCGTGGGCAACGAAATCACGGAAAGATTTTGTAAAGAGTAG
- a CDS encoding SLC13 family permease: MKKTLGRIIGILAFIIIVLYPVDPSAFPVEAKYAAAVTALMIVWWVTEAIPIQATALIPIVLFPLLGVLTPAEACSAYGDKVIFLFMGGFIIAMSMQRWGLHERIALHIIRKTGSSPRRLILGFMIATAFLSMWISNTATAMMMIPIAIAIIATILPNIETKLEEMDLKQRNFSECIVISIAYAATIGGMATIIGTPPNGFFIAQMQAIFPAAPPIDFSTWMLFALPLSCVFLPIGWLWLTYGAYRDLPEKISAGKDIIEEKISALGAMSKGEKWTLLVFTGTAVAWILRSQKNIGDIVIPGINTFLPGVGDSTIAIAGAILLFLLPVSRSEGIYTMNWEWAKKIPWGILILFGGGICLSKAFIASGLANEIIERLGFIHTIHIVIAVLIVAILVSLLTEVTSNTAIAGVMMPIMAITAVSMEVHPYILMLTATFACSMAFMLPVATPPNAVAYGSGYINIKDMIKAGWVLNIIGIILLVIFMFTVFMWVLGFGVEMPAWAFEPVISGG, translated from the coding sequence ATGAAAAAGACCCTGGGCCGGATTATCGGGATACTAGCTTTTATTATCATCGTATTATATCCTGTCGACCCTTCGGCATTTCCCGTTGAGGCAAAATATGCTGCAGCGGTTACAGCCCTTATGATCGTATGGTGGGTAACCGAGGCGATACCGATTCAGGCGACCGCACTTATTCCCATCGTGCTTTTTCCCCTGCTTGGAGTTCTCACTCCCGCCGAAGCCTGCAGCGCTTACGGGGACAAAGTCATCTTTCTGTTTATGGGCGGTTTTATAATAGCAATGTCCATGCAGCGCTGGGGTCTGCATGAACGAATAGCACTTCATATAATCAGAAAAACCGGCTCTTCTCCGCGGAGGCTCATCCTCGGGTTTATGATTGCAACTGCATTTTTGTCAATGTGGATCTCCAATACCGCGACCGCCATGATGATGATCCCGATTGCAATTGCGATAATTGCAACCATACTCCCGAATATCGAGACAAAGCTTGAAGAGATGGACCTGAAACAGAGAAATTTTTCCGAGTGCATCGTAATATCGATCGCCTACGCCGCAACAATCGGCGGGATGGCGACCATCATCGGGACCCCTCCCAACGGTTTCTTTATAGCTCAGATGCAGGCGATCTTCCCCGCTGCGCCTCCGATTGATTTCTCTACATGGATGCTCTTCGCCCTGCCGCTTTCCTGTGTATTCTTACCTATCGGATGGCTATGGCTGACATACGGGGCATACAGGGACCTTCCCGAGAAGATCTCGGCCGGAAAAGACATAATCGAGGAGAAGATCTCGGCACTCGGGGCCATGAGCAAAGGCGAAAAGTGGACCCTGCTGGTATTCACGGGAACGGCTGTCGCATGGATTCTAAGGTCGCAGAAGAATATCGGCGATATCGTAATTCCGGGAATCAATACTTTTCTTCCCGGTGTCGGCGATTCGACCATTGCCATAGCCGGCGCCATACTGCTCTTCCTTCTTCCCGTAAGCAGGTCGGAGGGGATCTATACGATGAACTGGGAATGGGCAAAGAAGATTCCCTGGGGAATTCTGATACTCTTCGGCGGGGGGATCTGTCTTTCAAAGGCGTTCATAGCAAGCGGACTGGCCAATGAGATTATCGAGCGTCTCGGATTTATACACACCATACATATCGTTATTGCAGTGCTGATAGTCGCGATCCTTGTTTCGCTGCTGACCGAGGTCACTTCAAATACTGCTATTGCCGGGGTTATGATGCCCATAATGGCAATTACGGCAGTAAGTATGGAGGTCCACCCGTATATTCTCATGCTGACGGCGACTTTCGCCTGCTCGATGGCGTTCATGCTTCCTGTTGCAACGCCCCCGAATGCCGTTGCCTACGGGTCCGGTTATATCAATATAAAAGACATGATAAAGGCAGGATGGGTGCTTAACATCATTGGAATAATTCTGCTTGTAATATTCATGTTCACCGTATTCATGTGGGTTTTGGGCTTTGGCGTCGAGATGCCTGCGTGGGCCTTCGAACCTGTGATCTCAGGCGGATAA
- a CDS encoding SAM-dependent methyltransferase — MNFQDLVTISQGPLGIMNPFSQEKALLAGEMARLSEGMTVIDFGCGNGTLLGIWGRSFGVCGTGIEIREEACSNAGELLAKLDLSENIHVFLADASLYDPEDETYNVAVSFGASQIWGGIPDAISSMKSFLKPDGIIIIGERYWKKDSVAAEFSREWPEIMTEYEILQSARENGYDITRVIRSSEDEWDDYESSIWENCLDWMTENPDHPEKDEVYNYFLRIQDEYLAYGREYIGWAAYILVPSLSP; from the coding sequence ATGAATTTTCAGGATCTTGTAACGATATCGCAGGGGCCCCTGGGCATTATGAATCCTTTTTCACAGGAAAAGGCCCTGCTGGCAGGAGAGATGGCACGCCTTTCGGAAGGCATGACCGTCATCGACTTCGGATGCGGCAACGGAACACTCCTCGGCATATGGGGGCGTTCGTTCGGAGTCTGCGGGACAGGTATTGAGATCAGGGAGGAAGCCTGCTCCAATGCGGGAGAACTCCTTGCAAAGCTCGATCTTTCGGAAAATATTCATGTTTTTCTTGCCGACGCCTCCTTATACGATCCTGAAGATGAAACATATAACGTTGCGGTATCATTCGGAGCATCCCAGATCTGGGGCGGGATACCGGATGCAATCTCTTCGATGAAGAGTTTCCTGAAACCTGACGGGATCATAATCATCGGTGAAAGGTACTGGAAGAAAGACTCGGTTGCAGCCGAATTTTCAAGGGAATGGCCCGAGATCATGACTGAATACGAGATCCTCCAGTCCGCTAGGGAGAACGGATACGACATCACGAGGGTCATACGATCCAGTGAAGACGAGTGGGACGATTACGAGTCTTCCATATGGGAGAACTGCCTCGACTGGATGACTGAAAATCCTGATCATCCTGAAAAAGACGAGGTTTACAATTATTTCCTGAGAATCCAGGATGAATACCTCGCATATGGAAGAGAATACATCGGCTGGGCGGCATACATCCTGGTGCCATCTCTTTCACCATAA
- a CDS encoding MBL fold metallo-hydrolase, with translation MNRFSFVAHIPDTRQSLQTASQIIFENNGNINRIHYDRQIDPHTAFIEVTCTCEDYQAIREKLVSSGFLRTSIRSLPFLKFKVKVPHKSGSLLEFLKITSGSEAGITSIDFDDTGSMPDIVSVSLILNDTGKAEELMNVLRDTYPIEILEYDVTGESLDRTIFYVRFAQQIRKYLEDDKDEELLMDFLKDINHTVQELTHLGNDPEEVFDNYLRCGEYLQSTTGNGFYADVQEIRLSDSLTLFCFQLPGGGSIFLFENPDEIVMIDTGYGIYAKDARKLFEYYGLDIDGKLKYIVTTHGDADHCGAGGAYEVTAYMHPVTLEIIRRGNRAWGSKSENSILERVYTTMIALFSRWNPPKEENIRLFPGSSDEFRSIFPIIGRMNIAGVDFEVLISEGGHQSGQLILFSPDKGLLFTADSLMNFHSFSKDRRTYNSIADFLVTSVNVDSDLARNERKALLEIASEFEKDTGMKCLVCGGHGTISVLNEEGKLETYEEPEHYTHNLVQ, from the coding sequence ATGAACAGGTTTTCTTTTGTTGCGCACATTCCCGATACACGCCAGTCTTTACAGACAGCATCACAGATTATCTTCGAAAACAACGGCAATATCAACAGAATTCACTACGACAGGCAGATCGATCCGCATACTGCCTTCATAGAGGTGACCTGCACATGCGAAGACTACCAGGCAATAAGGGAAAAGCTGGTCTCAAGCGGATTCCTGAGAACCTCGATCAGGAGCCTCCCTTTCCTCAAGTTCAAGGTGAAAGTCCCGCATAAAAGCGGCTCCCTGCTTGAATTCCTTAAGATTACCTCCGGGTCCGAAGCCGGAATTACATCGATCGACTTCGACGATACAGGCAGCATGCCTGACATCGTTTCCGTCAGCCTGATACTGAATGATACCGGGAAAGCCGAGGAACTGATGAACGTCCTGAGAGATACATATCCAATCGAAATCCTGGAATACGATGTTACCGGGGAATCGCTCGACAGGACGATATTCTATGTCAGGTTCGCCCAGCAGATCAGGAAATATCTCGAAGACGACAAGGACGAGGAGCTCCTCATGGACTTCCTGAAGGATATCAACCATACGGTCCAGGAGCTTACACATCTCGGAAACGATCCCGAGGAGGTCTTCGATAATTATTTGAGATGCGGTGAATACCTGCAGTCTACGACAGGAAACGGATTCTATGCCGATGTCCAGGAGATAAGGCTGTCGGATTCCCTGACGCTTTTCTGCTTCCAGCTTCCAGGCGGAGGAAGCATATTCCTTTTTGAAAACCCCGACGAGATCGTGATGATAGATACCGGCTATGGGATATATGCAAAGGATGCACGGAAGCTGTTCGAGTATTACGGCCTTGATATCGACGGGAAGCTGAAATATATCGTCACGACGCACGGAGATGCCGACCACTGTGGTGCGGGAGGGGCATATGAAGTCACTGCGTACATGCACCCTGTGACACTCGAGATCATAAGGAGAGGAAACCGTGCATGGGGATCGAAGAGCGAGAATTCGATCCTCGAACGGGTCTATACAACGATGATAGCCCTCTTTTCAAGATGGAACCCCCCGAAGGAGGAGAACATCAGGTTGTTTCCGGGATCTTCCGATGAGTTCAGGTCCATATTTCCAATTATAGGAAGAATGAATATCGCCGGGGTGGACTTCGAAGTTCTCATAAGCGAAGGCGGACACCAGTCGGGCCAGCTTATCCTCTTCAGCCCGGATAAGGGACTGCTGTTCACCGCCGACAGCCTGATGAACTTCCACAGCTTTTCAAAAGACAGGAGAACCTACAACTCCATCGCGGACTTCCTTGTTACGTCGGTTAACGTAGACAGCGATCTTGCAAGAAACGAGAGAAAGGCGCTTTTGGAGATAGCATCGGAATTCGAGAAGGATACAGGTATGAAATGCCTTGTCTGCGGCGGCCACGGCACTATCTCCGTTTTAAATGAGGAAGGAAAGCTCGAAACATACGAGGAGCCCGAGCACTACACGCATAATCTCGTCCAGTGA
- a CDS encoding response regulator, which translates to MSGSKVLIVEDEVIVAMSIERTLSSFGYDVVGLSTSPEDAIRIAGELKPDLVLMDINLDGEIDGIDAAVKIAQTSDIPVIYLTSYTNEETMRRAIGTNPYGYLTKPVRPKELYTTIETVLNKHRAEIAERELKESKRTQWEILNSLDFGICVAGYEPDKERCTIAAINEKACAILGVPGRELWKNKADLDDYIPGLAETVSRSIAEGRRSVVLRSGFAESGASYLLRFIGSGGNYSILISFIDNNGSREILDGINKITGHISSILSLCNGKDGVAKEISEHALEIEKIMKNY; encoded by the coding sequence ATGTCAGGTTCAAAAGTTCTAATCGTAGAAGACGAGGTAATTGTGGCAATGAGCATCGAAAGAACACTGTCCTCCTTCGGCTATGATGTTGTCGGGCTGTCGACATCACCGGAGGATGCCATCAGGATCGCAGGGGAGCTGAAACCGGATCTGGTTTTAATGGACATCAACCTAGACGGTGAGATCGACGGTATAGATGCGGCCGTAAAAATTGCACAAACATCGGATATTCCTGTCATATATCTTACCTCATACACAAATGAGGAAACCATGAGGAGGGCTATAGGAACAAATCCTTACGGTTACCTGACAAAACCGGTACGTCCCAAGGAGCTTTATACGACAATCGAGACAGTCCTGAACAAGCATCGTGCGGAGATCGCGGAGAGGGAGCTGAAGGAGAGCAAAAGAACCCAGTGGGAGATCCTAAACAGTCTCGATTTCGGCATCTGTGTAGCCGGCTATGAACCTGATAAGGAGAGGTGTACAATCGCGGCTATCAACGAAAAGGCCTGTGCTATCCTCGGAGTACCGGGGAGGGAGCTCTGGAAGAACAAAGCAGACCTTGATGACTATATCCCCGGACTGGCTGAAACGGTCTCCCGCTCTATTGCGGAAGGAAGGAGGAGTGTAGTATTGAGATCCGGGTTTGCAGAAAGCGGGGCCAGTTATCTTCTCAGGTTTATCGGTTCCGGCGGAAATTATTCAATATTAATCAGTTTTATCGATAATAATGGAAGCAGGGAGATCCTGGACGGCATAAACAAAATTACCGGACATATATCCTCGATTCTTTCTCTATGCAATGGAAAAGACGGAGTTGCCAAAGAGATTTCGGAACATGCTCTTGAGATCGAGAAGATAATGAAAAACTACTGA